One Punica granatum isolate Tunisia-2019 chromosome 3, ASM765513v2, whole genome shotgun sequence genomic window carries:
- the LOC116200107 gene encoding glycine-rich protein 5-like, with translation MMKGMALVGLLLAASLMVSESRVARKDLGLDLGGIGLGIGAGIGIGLGGGGGSGAGAGAGSGSGGGSSSSSSSSSSSSSSSGLGGAGSEAGSYAGSYAGSGTGGSRGGGSGSGYGEGRGEGSGKGGGSGGRSGYGEGGGYGRGGGHGK, from the coding sequence ATGATGAAGGGCATGGCACTTGTTGGTTTGCTCTTAGCCGCGTCTCTTATGGTGTCCGAGAGCCGCGTCGCGAGAAAGGACCTGGGCCTGGACCTGGGTGGTATTGGGCTAGGGATAGGTGCTGGAATAGGCATCGGTTTAGGTGGTGGGGGCGGTTCAGGAGCTGGAGCTGGTGCCGGCTCTGGATCTGGTGGTGGATCTAGttcgtcatcttcttcttcatcgtcGTCTAGTTCCAGTTCAGGCTTGGGTGGTGCAGGGTCCGAAGCTGGCTCCTACGCCGGGTCGTATGCTGGGTCTGGGACTGGGGGAAGCCGAGGAGGAGGTTCAGGCTCGGGATACGGGGAGGGTCGTGGTGAGGGGTCCGGCAAAGGTGGCGGATCGGGAGGCAGATCGGGCTATGGTGAAGGGGGCGGATACGGGAGAGGAGGTGGGCATGGAAAGTGA